From Pseudothermotoga thermarum DSM 5069, a single genomic window includes:
- a CDS encoding glycosyltransferase, whose protein sequence is MKILFITNLFPMKRKHSTFGASFIEKRLIVYKQTFGVDYDVVITWFKSSWTVNMLRKILRKHTLVPTDIAGKTPIVCDYTEGLIEVIKRRIGRNYEKQISVLEEFLLSRINLRSYDLIYAHGMYEGLPAGIIAMRLSKKIRKPYVVHLHGSDINYCMPKNINLYLQVLENASKCVFVSNKLLEKAKSMGYSGKNAVVTGNGYDPNVFKPMDKNQLRREFGIYNSEAKYVGFVGSLSLVKRADKLPEIFRYIANEGKNVKFIIVGDGPLRKKIEKEMKGLDYIITGIVPHEEVAKWMNTMDVMILPSRNEGFGAVLIEAQACGVITIGSKVGGIPEAIGFEDLVVPEGENFEKRFAEKVVEILKNGYNISRLIDHAQNYTWKKIVEMEYQVCERTVQNNRSELN, encoded by the coding sequence ATGAAAATTTTGTTCATAACAAATTTATTTCCAATGAAAAGGAAGCATTCAACGTTTGGTGCAAGCTTTATAGAAAAAAGACTGATTGTTTACAAGCAAACATTTGGAGTAGATTATGATGTTGTTATTACATGGTTTAAAAGCTCTTGGACAGTCAACATGTTGCGAAAAATCTTGAGAAAACATACATTGGTACCTACAGATATTGCTGGTAAGACACCAATTGTATGCGATTACACAGAAGGGTTAATTGAAGTTATTAAAAGGCGAATTGGAAGAAATTACGAAAAACAAATTAGTGTCTTAGAGGAATTTTTATTGTCTCGTATAAATCTTCGATCATATGACTTAATTTATGCTCATGGGATGTACGAAGGATTACCTGCCGGAATAATTGCCATGAGGTTGAGCAAAAAAATTCGAAAACCATATGTTGTTCATCTGCATGGTAGCGATATAAATTATTGTATGCCAAAAAATATCAACTTATACTTGCAAGTTTTGGAAAATGCCTCAAAGTGCGTTTTCGTTAGCAATAAACTTCTTGAAAAAGCAAAATCCATGGGATATTCAGGAAAAAACGCTGTTGTGACTGGAAACGGATATGATCCAAATGTTTTTAAACCAATGGATAAAAATCAGTTAAGGCGGGAATTTGGAATATACAACTCTGAGGCAAAATACGTGGGCTTTGTTGGCAGCCTTAGTTTAGTAAAGAGGGCAGATAAACTTCCTGAGATTTTCAGATACATTGCTAATGAAGGAAAAAACGTAAAGTTTATCATTGTGGGAGATGGGCCACTTAGGAAAAAGATAGAGAAAGAAATGAAAGGACTAGATTATATAATCACCGGAATAGTTCCACACGAAGAAGTTGCAAAATGGATGAATACAATGGATGTGATGATATTGCCAAGTAGAAATGAGGGATTTGGAGCCGTTTTGATTGAAGCACAAGCGTGCGGTGTTATAACAATTGGAAGTAAGGTGGGGGGAATCCCTGAAGCGATAGGTTTTGAGGATTTAGTTGTTCCTGAGGGGGAAAATTTTGAAAAAAGATTTGCTGAAAAGGTTGTGGAAATTTTGAAAAATGGATATAATATATCAAGGCTCATTGATCATGCGCAAAATTACACGTGGAAAAAAATAGTAGAAATGGAGTACCAGGTTTGTGAAAGAACGGTTCAGAATAATCGAAGTGAATTAAATTAA
- a CDS encoding glycosyltransferase family 4 protein: MEKARKIMIGILPFFLDKYGYLVKAYEKLGYEVVVLASDLYGTNKKVNERYNAKIIGLPKNPFFKTLKVFWSLLKEKPDYLEIYDYSVLTFPIIIFSKILGINTSIVIIGWELYRNDPFANRRKNLIQRLKDNLKRLLTWKALHFVDLIIVKEFHSLQIILKQKKLENKTIFQPNCIPLPEWETIKRISEREIHILWLNRIHRVKKAKDLVTAIGFFEEQYQHVYGNKPNVRVKIVGFNVLNRTPSMDPEYEYEVLKAVEEHNKKFSTKIEVLPFTDNPHEFYRNSKIFVLISEIVFLNYALLEAMSYGMIPIISKGEGYEKVILENYNGFTFEYGNVEELARKIFQVLTLPSDLAEKISENAYNTVKENFSIETWVKNVMKARIETQRQH, translated from the coding sequence ATGGAAAAGGCAAGAAAAATAATGATTGGAATTCTGCCATTTTTCCTAGACAAATATGGTTATCTTGTAAAAGCGTACGAAAAATTAGGCTATGAGGTAGTCGTACTGGCTTCTGATTTGTATGGAACCAATAAAAAAGTAAACGAAAGATATAATGCTAAAATAATTGGTCTTCCAAAGAATCCATTCTTTAAGACTCTAAAGGTTTTTTGGAGCTTGCTGAAAGAAAAACCGGACTACTTAGAAATATATGATTATTCTGTTCTAACTTTCCCAATAATTATTTTTTCAAAGATTCTTGGAATAAACACTTCAATTGTTATAATAGGTTGGGAACTTTATCGAAACGATCCATTTGCTAATAGAAGAAAGAATTTGATTCAACGTTTAAAGGATAACCTAAAAAGATTGTTAACTTGGAAAGCGTTACATTTTGTTGATTTAATCATTGTAAAAGAGTTTCACAGTTTACAAATAATACTGAAACAGAAAAAATTAGAAAACAAAACTATTTTCCAACCAAACTGTATACCATTACCGGAATGGGAAACTATAAAGCGTATTTCTGAGAGAGAAATTCACATTCTTTGGTTAAATCGAATACATAGAGTAAAGAAAGCAAAGGATTTGGTTACAGCTATTGGTTTCTTCGAAGAACAGTATCAGCACGTCTACGGAAACAAACCGAACGTTAGAGTAAAAATTGTGGGATTTAATGTGTTAAACCGGACACCTTCAATGGATCCTGAGTATGAATATGAGGTTCTAAAAGCTGTAGAAGAACATAATAAGAAGTTTTCGACAAAAATTGAGGTATTACCATTTACAGATAATCCTCATGAATTCTATAGAAACAGTAAGATATTCGTCCTCATAAGCGAGATTGTTTTTCTGAATTACGCGCTTTTAGAGGCAATGTCTTATGGGATGATTCCGATAATTTCAAAAGGGGAGGGATATGAGAAAGTAATTTTGGAAAATTACAATGGCTTCACATTTGAATACGGAAATGTTGAAGAACTAGCCAGAAAAATCTTTCAAGTTTTGACTTTGCCTTCGGATCTTGCTGAAAAAATATCTGAAAATGCTTATAATACAGTAAAGGAAAACTTTTCGATAGAAACTTGGGTAAAAAATGTTATGAAAGCGCGTATAGAGACGCAAAGACAGCATTAG
- the wecB gene encoding non-hydrolyzing UDP-N-acetylglucosamine 2-epimerase: protein MRVLSLVGARPQFIKEAVVQEELQKAGIQEILVHSGQHYDYNMSDVFFEVLRMKEPDYNLNVGSGLHGEVTGKIMIEFEKVVLKEKPDVILVYGDTNTTLAGALVGAKLKIPVAHVEAGIRQKPKDMPEEINRVVTDHVSKLLFCPSQLAVKNLEKEGITEGVYFVGDVMYDLFLKMKPFFDYSVLGEYGLKENEYIVCTIHRDFNTDNRENLEAIVENLNKISKQMQIVFPVHPRTKKMLEKFGLMGRIEKGVLLLEPLDYLKMMGLVEKSSLVITDSGGLQKEAYFCGKRAIVVMPDTGWRELVEIGWNRLSSCGDIYKVFLSILTKKIEHFSDVYGNGESAKRIVEILLKM, encoded by the coding sequence ATGAGAGTTCTTTCCTTAGTTGGTGCGCGCCCACAATTCATCAAAGAAGCCGTTGTTCAAGAAGAATTGCAAAAAGCTGGTATTCAAGAGATCTTGGTTCACTCAGGACAGCATTACGACTACAACATGTCAGATGTGTTTTTCGAAGTACTAAGGATGAAAGAACCAGATTACAATCTCAACGTTGGTTCAGGACTGCATGGAGAAGTTACGGGGAAAATAATGATCGAATTTGAAAAAGTTGTTCTTAAAGAAAAACCTGATGTAATTCTTGTCTATGGAGATACAAACACAACACTTGCAGGTGCGCTTGTTGGGGCAAAACTAAAGATTCCTGTTGCGCATGTTGAAGCAGGTATAAGGCAAAAACCAAAGGATATGCCAGAGGAGATAAACAGAGTTGTCACAGACCATGTTAGTAAATTGTTATTCTGTCCATCACAGCTTGCTGTGAAAAATCTTGAGAAAGAAGGAATAACTGAAGGAGTTTACTTTGTTGGAGATGTGATGTACGATTTATTTTTGAAGATGAAACCGTTTTTTGATTATTCAGTCTTAGGAGAATACGGTTTAAAAGAAAATGAATACATAGTTTGCACAATTCACAGGGATTTCAACACAGACAACAGAGAGAATCTCGAGGCTATAGTTGAGAATTTGAACAAGATATCGAAGCAGATGCAGATTGTATTTCCGGTACATCCAAGGACGAAGAAGATGCTTGAAAAGTTTGGGCTTATGGGTAGGATAGAAAAAGGAGTTTTGTTGTTAGAGCCGTTGGATTATTTGAAGATGATGGGGTTGGTGGAGAAGAGCAGTTTGGTGATAACAGACAGTGGTGGGTTGCAGAAAGAGGCGTATTTTTGTGGCAAGCGTGCAATAGTTGTGATGCCAGACACAGGTTGGAGAGAGCTTGTGGAAATTGGGTGGAATAGGCTTTCAAGTTGTGGTGATATCTATAAGGTTTTTCTAAGCATTCTAACAAAGAAAATTGAACATTTTTCAGATGTCTATGGAAATGGAGAATCGGCAAAAAGAATTGTTGAAATCTTGCTAAAGATGTGA
- a CDS encoding oligosaccharide flippase family protein: protein MGFDYKKNFIKSYFAFSAGTWVSFFLSFIQVPTVTRIISPEEFGKSTTFQMLLGFLFPLCLFSTHNAFIRHYYAKDENEKSTLLWTSISLPLALVSVTWIFLIVLEKKVNSFVAGNSQGKVPALLGIALFLSVFQLYNETLLRLENKGKYYSLVQISKSLSNFLIIIVLTFLGLRTYETLILATLGSVFMGLLIGLPFKAKYWLKPKFDSKEFVNIVKYSAPLVFASLSYQALIFTDRFMLRLFTTFEEVGFYSASYKLVSLTTLITAGYSNFWGPYALRLYHENAENNKQIFRKMFNFVAFGMITVSIVFISAKDIVFLLLGSTYRTAAQISPFLLLYPTLIMMAFTVARGIEFAKKTHWFIVSDFSALIANVFGNLALIPLFGAKGAAISTGLSMIIVFAIEGWASNKFYPVGYDFKRAYLSISILVFVAFVNTFFNTFSGVTSGLIGLGLVVLIYKDVFSMLLRDVRKLKKYLLSRLKEMINQ from the coding sequence GTGGGATTTGATTATAAAAAAAATTTTATAAAAAGTTATTTTGCATTTTCAGCGGGAACATGGGTAAGTTTTTTCTTATCATTCATTCAGGTTCCCACTGTGACAAGAATAATTTCCCCAGAAGAATTCGGAAAAAGCACCACTTTTCAAATGTTGTTAGGATTTCTCTTTCCACTTTGTTTGTTCTCCACGCATAATGCTTTCATACGGCATTATTACGCAAAAGATGAAAATGAAAAAAGCACACTTCTTTGGACATCGATTTCTCTGCCGCTGGCTTTGGTATCAGTCACCTGGATATTTTTGATAGTCTTAGAGAAAAAAGTAAATAGTTTTGTAGCTGGAAATTCCCAGGGAAAGGTTCCGGCTTTACTTGGAATAGCTTTATTTCTCTCAGTATTTCAGCTATACAACGAAACTCTTTTAAGGCTCGAAAACAAAGGAAAATACTATTCACTTGTGCAAATTTCCAAAAGTCTTAGCAACTTTTTGATAATAATCGTTTTAACATTTCTTGGTTTACGAACGTACGAGACGCTGATATTGGCAACATTAGGTTCCGTGTTCATGGGACTTTTAATTGGCTTACCATTCAAAGCAAAATATTGGCTTAAGCCAAAGTTTGATTCTAAAGAATTTGTTAACATAGTGAAATATTCTGCCCCATTGGTATTTGCATCCCTTTCATATCAAGCTTTAATATTTACGGATAGATTTATGTTAAGACTCTTTACCACCTTTGAAGAAGTTGGTTTCTATTCAGCAAGTTATAAATTAGTTTCACTTACAACACTTATAACTGCTGGATATTCAAATTTTTGGGGCCCATATGCCCTTAGGTTGTACCACGAGAACGCTGAAAATAATAAACAGATCTTCAGAAAAATGTTTAACTTTGTCGCATTTGGAATGATAACTGTGTCAATAGTCTTTATTTCTGCAAAGGATATAGTCTTTCTACTATTAGGTTCAACTTACAGAACTGCCGCACAAATTTCTCCTTTTCTTCTTCTTTATCCGACACTTATCATGATGGCATTTACAGTTGCGCGAGGTATTGAATTTGCAAAAAAAACACATTGGTTCATTGTATCTGACTTCTCTGCTTTGATTGCAAACGTTTTTGGAAATTTAGCACTTATACCACTCTTTGGTGCCAAAGGCGCAGCAATTTCAACAGGTCTGTCAATGATAATAGTTTTTGCAATAGAAGGCTGGGCATCCAACAAGTTTTATCCTGTTGGATATGACTTTAAAAGAGCGTATCTTTCAATTTCTATCTTAGTCTTTGTTGCTTTCGTGAACACTTTCTTTAACACTTTCTCTGGAGTAACTTCTGGGTTAATTGGTTTAGGTTTGGTGGTACTTATCTACAAAGATGTATTTTCAATGCTCCTACGTGATGTCAGAAAGTTAAAGAAATATCTGCTTTCGAGGTTGAAAGAAATGATAAACCAATAA
- a CDS encoding glycosyltransferase family 4 protein has protein sequence MDKIRRIDLVSADAPVEPIIGGKHAHIKILENRLGQIGISINRIYYHNTFLERVISRLIRAFFNYTKYGKHIINNQIKFFSKQICSGEITHCHDVTSTFVDSNNIILTVHGYLANEFFDYARLDKSKYKDLYNWLTEIEQRGYTKAKKIIAVDTRIANYIIEKFKVPKEKVVVMYNFIDENLFKPVNYQEKEALRKKYKIPKDAFVVLVPRRFVPKNGVIYAAEAFAKIKDNSFFFIFAGRGALKKEILKIMRENDNYAIIENVGYGKVQELYQLSDVILVPSITSTDVEEATSLSALEGMACEKIVVATNVGGLKEIVKHLDTGVVISQKSSKDIIDAIIYCKENYETLFHVRSNARKYVLKNHSSEVYVAKLLEVYSSVI, from the coding sequence ATGGATAAGATAAGAAGAATTGACCTTGTTTCTGCAGATGCGCCGGTTGAACCAATAATAGGAGGAAAGCATGCACATATAAAAATTTTGGAAAATAGACTTGGTCAAATAGGGATTTCCATAAATAGAATATATTATCATAACACATTTTTGGAACGCGTAATTTCAAGACTCATTCGAGCATTTTTTAATTACACAAAATATGGAAAACATATAATAAACAACCAAATAAAATTCTTCAGTAAACAAATATGTTCAGGGGAAATTACTCACTGTCACGATGTAACTTCAACATTTGTTGATAGTAATAATATCATTTTGACGGTTCACGGATACCTTGCCAATGAGTTTTTTGATTACGCAAGATTAGATAAATCAAAGTATAAGGACTTATACAATTGGTTGACTGAAATTGAACAAAGAGGATATACTAAAGCTAAAAAGATAATAGCAGTTGATACACGAATAGCAAATTATATTATTGAAAAATTCAAAGTCCCAAAGGAAAAAGTAGTAGTAATGTATAACTTTATAGACGAGAACTTATTTAAGCCTGTAAATTATCAAGAGAAAGAAGCTTTAAGGAAAAAATATAAAATACCTAAGGATGCGTTTGTCGTGCTTGTACCCAGAAGATTTGTGCCAAAAAATGGTGTCATATATGCTGCTGAAGCATTTGCAAAAATAAAGGATAATTCCTTTTTCTTCATATTTGCCGGAAGAGGAGCGCTAAAAAAAGAGATACTCAAAATAATGCGAGAAAACGACAATTATGCAATTATTGAAAATGTTGGGTATGGAAAAGTCCAAGAGCTATACCAATTATCTGATGTAATATTAGTTCCATCAATCACCTCGACAGACGTTGAAGAAGCAACATCATTATCTGCATTGGAAGGTATGGCTTGCGAAAAAATTGTTGTCGCAACAAATGTTGGGGGATTGAAAGAAATTGTAAAGCACCTGGATACAGGTGTGGTTATCTCGCAAAAAAGTTCGAAAGATATCATTGATGCAATAATATATTGTAAAGAAAACTACGAAACGCTTTTCCATGTGCGATCTAACGCTCGCAAATATGTGCTGAAAAATCATAGTTCTGAAGTCTATGTAGCTAAACTACTCGAGGTATATTCTTCTGTTATATAG